From the Flavobacteriales bacterium TMED191 genome, one window contains:
- a CDS encoding translesion error-prone DNA polymerase V autoproteolytic subunit — MRVLYKSKTLEFYSSEQDISLNLPYFQNGVSAGFPSPAEDHIDSKIDLNQLLIEHPSATYYVRVNGDSMLDAGILNGDLLIVDRSLEVINNSIVVAYIDGDFTVKRIRKNKNKLFLQAENNKYQPIEITEEMDFELFGVVAHAIHHFI; from the coding sequence ATGAGAGTCCTTTACAAAAGTAAAACACTAGAATTCTATAGCTCTGAGCAAGATATATCTTTAAACCTACCCTATTTCCAAAATGGTGTTTCAGCAGGATTTCCATCTCCTGCAGAGGATCATATAGATTCAAAAATAGATTTAAATCAACTTTTGATAGAACATCCATCTGCTACTTATTATGTTCGTGTAAACGGTGATTCTATGCTAGATGCAGGTATATTAAATGGTGATTTGCTAATAGTAGATAGGTCGCTTGAAGTTATTAATAACTCTATAGTAGTAGCGTATATAGATGGTGACTTCACCGTTAAAAGGATTCGAAAAAACAAAAACAAACTTTTTTTACAGGCTGAGAATAATAAATATCAACCTATTGAGATTACAGAAGAAATGGATTTCGAACTATTTGGAGTAGTTGCTCACGCAATACATCACTTTATATGA